A segment of the Elusimicrobiota bacterium genome:
ACCAACTGCCTATCCCCTTCGCCTGCGTGGCCATGGACATCTACACCGGTGAGAGAGTGCTCTTCCGCGAGGGCGACGTGGCCACGGCCGTGCGCGCCAGTATGAACCTGCCCGGCGTGTTCACGCCCGTGGCCTACCGCCAGCGCTTCCTGGTCGACGGCGGGGTGGTCGACTACATCCCCATAGACGCGGCGCGCGCGCTGGGAGCGCGGTGGGTGCTGGCCAGCATCACGGAGAGCGACTACCGCAGCGCGCGGCCCCAGACCGTGCTGGAGATGTTCGAGCAGGTCATCGACATCCGCGGGGCGCTCCTGGCCCGGGGGCAGCGCGCGCTGGCGCAGTTCGTCATCGCTCCCCCCGTCGGGAACATCGGCGTCACAGAGACCTCGCGGGCACCGGAGGCCATGTCCAAGGGAGTCATCACGGCCTACAAGGCGCTCCGGCCGGCCATGGAGAACCTGCTGCTCTTTTCGCTGGAGCCCATGGCGCGGGACTGGGGTCCCGAAGCCCCGGCGCCGGAGATCCGATGAAAGGAGCGCGAGCGGCGGTTCTGGCCGGTCTCCTGACCGCGGCCGTCCCAGCCTGGGGTCTGTGGGGCTCCCGCAGCGAGACCATCAAGGCCCTGCAAAAGCAGTTCGGCGCGGGCCGCCACGAAGCGGTCATCGCCGCCCTCTACCCGGACGGGCTTCTGAAGTTGCGCGGCGACGACCTGCGGCGCGGCTACGCCCTGCTGGCCGCGAGTTACGAAGTCACCGGGCGCTTGGACAAGAGCCTGAGCGCCTACCAGGTGGCCGTGCAGCTCTTCCCGCGCGACCGGGACCTCATGGAGCGGCTGGCTATGCTCTTGCACCGCTCCGGCCTGGAGGAGCAGGCCCAGCCTATCTACGAGAAGCTCGTGCGCCTCGATCCGGCCAACGCCCAAGGCCATCTGGGTCTGGCCCAGATCGACCACGCCTTGGGCTTCCTAGACAGCAGCGCGGACCACTTCGAGAAGGCTTTGCAGGGCTTTCCGCAGAGAGGGGACCTCTGGCGGGAATACGGCGAGGAGCTCTACGAGGCGCGGGATTACCGTACCGCGGAGCCGGCCATGCGTCGGGCCTTGGCCCTGGACCCCGGCGACGCGGAGGCCGGGCTGGACTTGGCCCTCATCCTGCGCGCCGTGGGCCGCATCGACGAGGCCCTGGCCGAGCTGGAGGGGCCCTCCCGAGCCGGCAAGCCCGAAGCCTTGCGGGCGCGCGCTCTGTGGCTCATGGAGGCGGGGCGCGCGGCGGATGCCGCGGCCGCAGCGCAGGCCCTCTTGCGCGTCCGCCCGGGCGACCCCTTAGGGCTCTATGTCCGCGCCCGGCTCGAGCTCAAGGTCGGCCGCCGCGTCCAAGCCCAGGCTTTGCTGAGGGAAGCCGCGACTCAGGGCGCCTCCGGCCCCTTCACCGCGAAGGTCTGCGCGGCCCTGGCGGCCTTGATCGGAGGGCCGCGTTGAGATTCTGGAAGCTGACCGCGGCGGGCAACGATTTCGTGCTGGTGGCCTCGGCGGTCCGCGCCCCGGGCGCCCTGGCGCGCCGGCTCTGCGACCGCCGCGGCGGCGTGGGCGCCGACGGACTGCTCTTGGTCCGCCGCGCCGCCGGCGGCGTGGACCTGCGCTATTTCAACGCGGACGGCTCCGCCGCTTTCTGCGGCAACGGGACCCGCTGCGCGGCCTGGTGGGCCTTCTCCCGGGGCTGGGCCGGCCGGCGCATGCGCCTGCGCACCCGCGCGGGCGCGGTCGCGGCGCGAGTGACCGGCCGCGGGCTGGTCGCCTTGTCCATGCCCGGGCCCAAGGGGCTGCGCTTGGGCCTGACGCTCCGGGTCAAGGGCCGCAGTCTCCGGGCCCACGCCGTGAACATGGGGGTGCCGCACGCGGTGGTGCCGGTGCGGGGCCTGGAGGGATTCCCGGTCGTCGACTTCGGCCGGGCCATCCGCCGGCACCCGGCCTTCGGGCGCGGCGGCGCCAACGTGGATTTCATCTCGCGCCGCGGCCCGGCCCTGCGCATGCGCACCTATGAGCGCGGCGTAGAGGGTGAGACCTGGGCCTGCGGCACGGGCGCCGCGGCCGCGGCCGTGGTCGCTTGGCGGCTGGGCTGGGTGCGCCCGCCAGTCAAGGTGCTCGTGCGCGGCGGGCAGGCCTTGGCCGTGTCTTTCCGTACCCAGGACGGCGCGGTCCGGGATGTCCGGCTCTCGGGCCCGGTCCGGATCGTTTTCGAGGGGGAGGTAAGACCATGAGGTTCGCGGGTTCTTATGTGGCGCTGGCCACGCCGTTCACGAAGGGGGGCGGACTCGACGAGGCCGCGTTGCGGCGCTTGGTGCGCGGCCACCTTCGCGCCGGGACCGCGGGCCTGGTGCCCTGCGGCTCGACCGGCGAGGCCGCGACCTTGACCCATGAGGAGTACCGCCGCGTCCTGACGCTGACGTTGGAGGAATCCCGTGGGCTGCTGCCGGTCATCGCCGGGGTGGGCACCAACGCCACGGCCAGAGCGGTGGAGCTGGCGCGCGAGGCCGAGAGCCTGGGAGCCGACGCCCTTCTGGTCCTGTCGCCCTACTACAACAAGCCCACCCAAGAGGGGCTCTACCAGCACTTCCGCGCCGTGGCCCGCAACACGCGGCTGCCCGTCGTCGTCTACAACATCCCGGGGCGCACCGCGGTCAACATCAGCCCCAAGACCCTGCTGCGCATCGCGGCGGACTGCCCGAACGTGTCCGCGGTCAAGGAGGCCTCCGGGAACATCGACCAGGCCAGCGAGATCGTGGCCGGAGCGGCCAAGGGCTTCGCGGTCCTTTCCGGCGATGACAGCCTGACCGTGCCCATGATGGCCGTGGGCGCGGCCGGAGTCATCTCGGTCGTGGCCAACGTGGCGCCCAAGCAGACCGCGGCGTTGTGCGCGGCCGCTCTGGCCGGGGACTTCAGGAAGGCGCGCGGCCTGCACCTCAAGCTCTTCGGCTTGATCAAGGCCCTTTTCGTGGAGACCAACCCCATCCCGGTCAAGGCGGCCTTGGAGATGATGGGGCTCTGCGGCGGGACTCCCCGCCTGCCCTTGACCGCTCTTACCGCGGCGAACCGGGTCCTGCTGCGGCGGGAACTGGCCGCCTGCGGCCTGATCTAGCTCTCCGGCCGCGCTAAGGCTTTTTGAAGATCAGATTGTCGAAGTCGTTAGGCACGTCGTGCACGACTTGATACCGCCGCCCAAGCTCCTGGAAATAGTCATCCAGATCCTCAAAACCTAGGGCGTCGAGACGTCCTTCCGCATTGATCGCGGAAGGCCTATAGCCGAGATCCCGCAGGAGCCGGAATGAATTCCTGTAGACATCCTGAATGGGATTGAAGAGGACCTCCAGGGCTATCCGAGGCGAGCTTCGCTTCAGGAGCTCGGCTCCTCCGCTGATGACCTTGTCCTCCAGCCCCTCCACGTCGATCTTCAGGAACGAAGGAGAGACATCCCGGGAACGGCAATACTCGTCCAGGGATATGGTCTCGACCTCGGTGGGCGTGGTCCGTCGCTGCCAATCCGGCCTCAGGGAAGAGGTTCCGATAAAAGGGAGAGGGGCGATGAAGAAGCGGGTGACTTCCGTCTTGTCGCTGAGGGCTTTGTCGACGGCCTGCGCATTCGGTTTGCGTTTCAGATTGGCGCGCAGCAGGGGCAGTAGGAACGGCGAGGGCTCGAACGCATGGACGCAGCCCGTGGCCCCCACCAGCTTCGCGGCCAGGAGACTATAGTAGCCTAGATTCGCCCCCAGGTCGAAGAAGACCTCTCCTTCCCTCAAGTCTCGGATCAGGAACTTGGTCAAGCGAGCTTCCGCGTCGATGTCGATGTCGGCTCCGTATAGCCAGATGTCGCCAAGCGGCGGAACGACGAGGGTCATACGCTCACCGAAGAACGTGTCCACCGTCGGGGTCATGTGTCCCCCGAACCACGAGGCATAGAGGGAGACCAAACGCATCTTCAAAGAGTTGCGCGCAGTCGCGAGCGGAAAGTTCCGCAGCCGGCCCAGTTTGGACAGCCTTCGGACTTTCAGCAGCCGGTCGAGACCATCAAGCAGGTCTGACCGTCCGGGAGGCAGCTGTTCGGCGTTGTCGGTCATGCTCTCTCCTGGGCCCTGCGCCGCAGGGCCCGCAACAACGCGGGGCGGGATGTCCCCGCCAGGATGCTGCCCCGGCCCAGGTTCTCCCGGAGCATCACTTCCGGACGGGCCCGGGTTCGGTGGAGGCGAGTATGGTGTGGGCGGCCTCCAGGTCGCCGGTCGCGATCTTGGCGAAGACGTCCGCGAGGGTCGCGCGCTGGCGGGACCGCTCGCGCAGGCGCCGGCCCCAGCTGGTGCCGGGCAGGTAGCGCTCCAGGGCGCCTTCGAGGAGCCCCCGCCAGCGGGGCTGCGGCGCATAGAGGGAGCGCAGTTGGAATGGGGTCTTGACGAAGTCCCGGATGTTGCGGCTGAGGTCCTTGCGCAGGACCGCGTTCTCCGCCAGGGCGGCTTCGACCGCGGCGACCGTCGCCTGCCAGTCATCGGCCTCGAGCCTGCGGATGGAGTCCTCGGCATTGGCCTTCATCTTGAGCAGGGCCTGCTCGAATCCCTCGCCCCGGCGCTGGTAGGCGCCGCGGCTCGCCTCCGCGACCGGACAGCCGGCGATTAGCGCCTTGAGCTCGGGCGAGAGGAAGCCCGCCTCGCTCTCGATGCGCTGGAGCTCCTCCTCCAAAGACGCCACCGTGATCCAGCGCGCCGCTTCCTTCTGCTTGGAGCCGAGGTCCGCGAGCAGGCCGCGGGTGATGCCGTTGGGGTCCCGGGCGCGCAGGGCCGCGGCCTCGAAGTCGCGCAGCGCCGCGGCCGCGCGTTCCAGGGCGATCCGGCGGGCGGCGAAGCGGGGGGAGGTCTTGAGGGCCGAGGTCTTCTGTTTGAGCAGGGCCTCCACCTGGGGGTCGAGGAGCTGCTCCGGCCGGTACCGGCCCTCCAGGCCGGCCAGCCGGGCCAGCTCGAGGTTCTCTTGGAGGCGCAGGCGGGTCTCGAGGTTGCGCAGGTCATAGCGCATGCCGTAGGCGGGGTAGCTCAGGGTCTCGTAGTCGAGTTTCCCGGTCTCCAATAGCTTGGGCGCGCCGGGAGCGCGCCGCTGGTTCAGGGCGCTCTGGATGGCCATGAGCTGGGGCGAGTAGCCCCGCAGGTTGAGGCGGCTCAAGCGGTCGTAGTAGCCGGCCGCCAGGCCCGCGGCGCCGGGGGCTCCGGCCGCGCCGCCGGGGCGCTTGTCGTCCTTGGCCTCGGTGATGATCTGGTTCGACATGCCGCCCTGGCCTTCGAACATGGTCTTGAGGATCTCGCGCTTCTCCTCCTCGCTCATCGCGCCGTCGGCGCGCATGAGCTTGGAATCGAGGCTGCTCTTCTTGAGCTGGCCGTAGGTGCTGTCGCGCACGCGCGCGGCGTCGATCTGGAAGCTGCGGTCGGTGTTGCGCAGGACGGTCTGCTCGAAGCGGTGGGCGCCTTCCTGGTCGTCCTGGGCCAGGCCGACGGCCAGATGGGCGGCCGCGTCGGGATTGGCGTCGACCCATTTGCGGATCTCCCCGAGGCGCTGCGCGGGGTCGGCCGAGGTCGAGATGCGGTCGGCGATGCTGGAGCGCAGGATGCGCGCGGCCAAAGAGGCCGCCACGGCCGGGTCCCGGCGCAGGGTCTCCTGCATGGCGCGGGAGACGTCGGATTGCGTCGCGGAGTCCGACGCGGTTCCCGCGACCTCGTCATCGGCCCGGGCCAGGCCCAGGACGGCGACGAGGAGCCAAGGCAGGACGGTCATGGCGATGACCTCCCCTGGCCGGCGACGGGGGCTGTGGACGCAGCGGAGAAGGAGAATACCTGCCTGGACCCGGAAAAGGCCCGGCCCTGGTCGTCCACAGCGGTCTTGCCGAGCAGGAAGAGGTCCGAGGCCACGTCCTGGCGGACCTTCCCCTGCAGGTCGAGGAAGCTGCGCGAGGCGGTCTTGTCCGGGTCGTTCCAACTGACCATGCCGTAGCGGCCGTTGGGGGAGATCTGCAGGGCCTCGAGCTTGGGGAAGGGGCCGAGCTCCCACAGGGTGTTGCCCAGGTAGGTCTTCACCAGCGCGTACCAGCCCGCGCCACGCCGCAGCGCGAGCAGGCAGGTCTTGCCGTCGTCCGAGAAGACCAGGGGGGCGCTGCCCGGAAGGGAGTCGGCCCCCTCCTCGCTCCAGAGCTCCTTGCCGCCGGGATCGAAGAAGCGCAGGCTGTGCTGGGATTCCAGGACCTTGGTCTTGAGGCTGTTCCAGGTCGTGCGCTTGTCGAGCGTCCAGGCGAAGCTTCCGTCCGACGACGTCCCGCCGTCGATGACCTTGACCTTGACCCGGGCCAAGGAAGCGTCCTCCCAGCGGCCGAGACCGATCTCATTGGAGAGGTTGCCTTCGGCGTCGTAATAGAGGAGGGACTTGGACATGCGCTGCCACCCCGGCTTGGGACCCGCCGTCCCGGCGCCCAGCGACTCGGCGGCGCGGGCCGGCCCGCAGGCCGCGGTCATCAATAATAGGACACCGCCCCAGGCCGCCGCGTTCAATCCGCAGCCGCCTCCACCCGGATGTCGGCCTTCTCCCGCAGGAAGACCTTGACCGCGTAGGGCTGGGTCAGGGCCTGCAGCGCCATGCCGTCTGGCTTCATCTCCCTATATCGTACCACGGTGGCGGCGCCCGAGGAGTCGGGCTCCAGCCACTGCACGCGGTAGCCGCCGGTGCTGCGCTGCCCCAAGAGTACGGCGACCGCGAAGTGGGTCTTGAAGTCCGGGGCGGGCGGAGCCGTCTGGCCGATCTCGGCCCAGGCCTCCCGCCACTGCGTCTCGGACTGCAGGGCACGCCGGGCGCCTTGGACCGCGCCGGAGAACTGCCCTTTCCACTCTGTCATGGCCGCCTCCTTCACCTGGGCCTGCGGGGCCCCGCGGCAGGCGCCCAGAGCCAGGGCCAAAGCCAGCGCCGCGCTCGTCCTCAATTCTGGCCTCCGATGAGCATGGTCGGGATGCGGATGGTGGGCATCCCATCCGAGACCGGAACTCCCTGTCCGTCCTTGCCGCAGGTGCCGATGCCCCAGCCGATGTCCCAGCCCACGCGGTCGATGGCGGCCAGGGCCTCGGAGCCCACGCCCATGAGGTTGGCGTCGCGCACGAGGTGGCGTATGACCCCGTCTTCCACCCAGTAGCCTTCGTCCACCTCGAAGACGAACTCGCCCGTGGCCGTGTTGACCTGGCCGCCGCCCATGCGGGTCACGAAGATGCCGGCCTTGAGGCTGCGCAGGATATCCTTGGGGTCGTCTTGACCCGGGGCGATGTAGAGGTTGGACATGCGGGGGATGGGACGGCATTGGAAGGACTCGCGCCGGCCGTGGCCGTTGGAGGGGCGCCCCTCCTTCAAGGCGCTGACGCGGTCGTAAAGGTAGTCGACCAGGACGCCGTCGCGGACCAGGACGGTGGGCCGGGCCGGCACGCCCTCGTCGTCGAAGCCGAAGCTGCCCCGGCAGCAGGGGATGGTCGGGTCATCGATGATCGTGATGTTCGCGGGCGCCACGCGCGAGCCGATCTTGCCCTGGTAGGCGGGAGAGGTGCCTTCCTGGACCAGGTCCGCCTCGAGGGAATGGCCGACGGCCTCGTGGATGAGGGTGCCGCCGGCCCGGGCGGAGATGACGACCGGCATCTCGCCGGCCTTGGCCTTGGGGGCGGCGAGCTTGGCCAGGGCCCGCTCCGCGGCGGCCTTGGCCGCGGCCAGCGGCCGGAAATCCGCGAGCAGCTCGTAGCCTTTGAGTCCGCCCACCACGGCCTGCCCGGTCTGCAGGTTGCCATCCTTCTCGGCCACGACGTTGACGGAGAGCAGGACCGCTGCGCGCGAGGCGCGGCAATGGGCGCCTTCGCTGTTGACCAGGAGCACCTCTTTACGGCCTTCCCCGTAGGCGAGGGTCACCTGGCGGATGTGGGGGAAGCCCGAGCGCACGGCTTGGTCCACGCTCTTGAGCAGGGCGATCTTGTCGTCGAGGGGGACGGTGCGCGGATCGGTGCGCACGGGGACGCGCCAGGACAGCGCCGGGCCCAGGGGGACCGGCGCTGGGGCGGGGCCGGGGCCGAGCAGGGCCGCGCGCAGGCGCAGGGCCTCTCCGCGGGCCAAGGAGTTGGCGCTGCCCTGCAAGGTCTCGACCTGGGGCGTCTTGGAGGAGGGGTCATGCCGGCGCAGGAAGCGCAAGCCCGCGCCGCGCTCGGTGCCGGCGGCGAGGTCCTCGACGCGGGAGTCCTCGAATCTCACGGACGCGCTCTCGGATTGCTCCAGGAAGACTTCTCCGTAGTCGGCGCCGCGCACGCAGCGCGCCAGTTCGTCCAAGGAGACCGTGTCCAGGCCGTCGCCGAGCATCAGGTCAAAGGTATCATTTCTGCTCTTCGGGAGGAAGGGCGCCGGCCAGAGCGCTGGCCGTGAGGACATCCGTCCGGCCGGCACCGGCGGAACTTCCGATACCGCCGGCGCCCTAGCGGGAGGGCCGCGGCGCGCGGCATATATGATCCAAGCGCCTCGAATAGCGCGAGTCCGTCCCGTCGAGCAGAGGAATGGGCCGTTGCCGTTCGGCCCTCTTTTCGGTTTCGGATTTTTCTTCTCTGTGGAATCTTATGGGCAGGTGTAGGCAGTGTAGGACGCCGCTGCTGTTCCCTCGAATTCCGTCCCGACCAGCTTTATCGGTCGGGACGGAATCGCGCAGAGCCGAAGGCGCTGCGCCCGGAAGAGATAGCGGGCCGGGAGCGGCGCCTTCCGGGCGCCGAACCCGTAGAACGACGACGGGCAAGCCGATCCATGGCCATTTCTTTTCGGCAGATCACGGCAAGAGGTTTCATCGAGCTTCATTCCTGGCCGGATCTCCCTACGTTTTTGAAAAAATTACGCTGGAAATATCGATGCTATTCATATCGCGCGCGCGATGTGAATAGCACTGCGAAAATAAGGACAATTTTTTCCAAAACGGAGGAAAACGGAAGTCCGCCGCAGAGCGCGGACGGTGCAGAAAAAGACGGACGGCCGTCGAGTAAATCGAAAGGCCCCATGGCCGGCGCATCATCGGGAACAATCAAGAAGAGAAGCCTTGTCCGATGGGCAAGCGCTCTATCCCCGCAGCATCCGTGAGACCCGAGCCCTCCCTGGCGATGGGCATGCCGCCCTGATTATGCTGGCGCGTACATTCACCGGCCATAGCCTCATCGGGGCTCATCTCGGATCGGGCCGGCCAGTGTTTTCTGGCTCGTCTTGTGTCGGACGAGACTCGAGTTTCCCACATTCCGTCGATTTTAGGTACAATCCCACCCGATGCCAAGGCGACGGAACATCGGTCGTGGGTTGAGGACCGGAATGAAGGCAACGGCGTGTCTCATCTTGCTGGCGGCGGCGCTGCCGGCCCGAGCCGGCAACGTCCACATCACCGTCCTGCACACCAACGACATCCACGGCTGGATCATGCCCAGGCCGGCCGAGTCCTACGGGACCGACCCCCAACGCCCCCTCGGCGGCGCGGCGGCTCTTGCCGCCTACGCCAAGACAGTCAAGGGCCCCAAGCTCCTGCTCGACGCCGGCGACTGGTTCCAAGGCACCCCCGAAGGGACGCTCCGCGGCGGCAAGTCCATGGCCGAAGTCTTCAACGCCGTGGGCTACGACGCCCTCACCGTGGGCAACCACGACTTCGACAATGGCTGGCGCAATCTGGAAGGCATCATCAAGGCCGTCCAGGCTCCGGTGCTCTGCGCCAACATCTACCGTTCCGACGGCGGGCACGTCCCTCAGTGCAAGCCCTGGCTGGTCAAGGAGGTCGGCGGGGTCAGGGTCGGGATCTTCGCCCTGCTGACCACCAACATGAAGGACCTCGCCTTCCCGGAGAGCATCGCGGGCCTGTCCTTCCGCCGCGGCGTGGACGAGGCCAAGGACGCGGTCGCGGCCCTGCGCAAGAAGGGCGCCACGGTCATCATCGCGCTCTCGCACCAGGGCCTGGAGCCGCCCGGCGTCACCACCTTCGAAGCCGACCGGTTCCTGGCCCGGCAGGTCGAGGGCATCGACCTCATCGTAGGCGGGCACACCCATGCGGTGCTCAGCGAAGGCGAGCGCGATCCCGTCCACGGGACCCTCATCGTGCAGGCGGGCTCGGAGCTCATCCGGGTGGGCGAGGTCGGCCTGGATGTCGATTCCCGCACCGGCAAGGTCGTCCAGTCCTCCGCCCGGCTCGTGGAGCTCTGGCCCGATGAGACCGGGACCGACCCGGCCGTGGCCAAGCTCGTGGGCAAGCTCGGCCGCGAGGTCTCCGCCATATACGACGTGGTCGTGGCCACGGCCGGCGCGCCCCTGCTGCGCAATAAGAGCGGGGAATCGGCCTTGGGCGACTGGATGACGGACTGCGAGCGCGACTGGGCCGGGGCCGACCTGTCCCTGCAGAACGGCGGCGGCATCCGCGCGGACATCCCGGCCGGCCCCGTGACTTTGCGCCGCCTCTTCGAGGTCATGCCCTTCGACAACCGGGTGGTCAAGCTGGTCATGAAGGGCAAGGACGTCAAGAGCATGCTCGATCACGGCGTCGGCCTGCCCCGCATCGCCCAGATATCCGGGGCTACGGTCTCTTTCCATCGCCGGGCTCCCGAAGGCCGGCGCCTGGCCGAGGTCAAAGTCGGGGGCCGGGAGCTGGTGGACGAGTCCACCTACACGGTCGCGACCATCGATTTCCTGGTCAAGGGCGGCGACGACTACTCCGCCTTCGCCGCCGCCGAGGCCACAGACTTCACCAAGACGACGTTGCGGGACGTGATGCAGGCCTGCGCGTTGCAGAAGCCCCGCATACTGCCTCCGCCCGCCGACCGCCTGGTCCCTCTGGGAGACTGACATGGTCCTGAAAACCGTCCGCGCCAAAACCGAAGCCGCCTGGACCACCACCAAGAAGATCCTGGCCCTGATGAGCTGCTGGGGCCTGGTCTTCAGCCTGGCGACCATCACCAAGCTCGCCGTGGCCTTCGAATACGACGACGGCTTGGTCTTCTCGACGCCCGCCTACCAGAAGGCCTTTGCGAACGTCCAGCAGCCCTTCACGCCCCAATTCTGGTCCGTGGTCAACCTCAGCTACGACATCGAGCAGCCCAAGCTCATACCCCAGGGTCTGGCCTGGGCGTTCCGGTTGTTCGGCTTCAAGGTCGCCATCATCGCCGACCGGCCCTCCACGGATGGGGAGGCCTTGCGTAAGGAGTGGCGGCGGCTCACGCCCAAGACGCTGTTCTTCTTCGCCGCGGACCGCGGGGACAAGAAGGGTTTCCTGGAGAAGAGCAACTTCATCCTTTTCTTGGCGGACAGCGACTCCGGCATAATGGATGCGCGGAAAGCGGGCGTTTATGCCGTCCGCATCCGGAGAAGCCCCAAGTCCTACCAGAAGGAGGACTATCACCCGGGCACGCTGGGGGAGTTGGTCCTTCCGCTCTCCCAGTATTGACTTACGAGATTGATTCTAATAGAATCAACTAAGTCGTGGTGTGTGGCCAAAATGGCCACACAAAGGGGATTCTTCTTATGACCTCTCCCATCAGACGGCCTTTCATCGCTGGCAACTGGAAGATGCATCTGACCTTGGCCCAATCCGTGGAGCTGGCCAAGGCGGTGCGCGACGCCACCAAGGAGTCGCCGGCCGAGGTGGCGGTCTGCGTCCCGTTCACCGCTCTGACGGTCGTGGCCGAGGTCCTCAAGGGCAGCCATGTCCGGCTGGGCGGGCAGGATCTCTACTGGGAGGCGCAGGGCGCCTTCACCGGAGAGGTCTCCGCGGCGCAGCTGGCCGACGCGGGCGCCTCCTGCGTCATCATCGGCCATTCCGAGCGGCGCCGGCTCTTCGGCGACACGGACGAGGCGGTCAACAAGAAGCTCAAGGCGGCTCTGGCCGCCAAGCTGGTCCCCATCGTCTGCGTGGGCGAGACCCTCGACGAGCGCCAGTCCAACCGGACTTTCCGGGTGCTGGAGACCCAGATGACCGGCGGCCTGAAGGGATTCGCCCCCGCGGACGTTTCCTCGGTCGTGGTCGCCTACGAGCCGGTGTGGGCCATCGGCACCGGAGTCACCGCGACCCCGGCCCAGGCCCAGGAGGCGCACAATTTCCTGCGCGCGCAGGCGGCCAAGCTCTATGGAGAAGGCTTCGCCGCGGGCCTGCGCATCCTCTACGGCGGCTCGGTCACTCCCGAGACCGTGGACAACCTCATGGCCCAGCCGGACCTGGACGGCGCCTTGGTGGGCGGAGCCAGCCTCAAGGCGCCCGCCTTCGCGCGCATCGCCCGGTTCCAGGTCGCGGCCAAAGCCTAGATCCTGATGGAGAACGCCGAGCTGGTGCGGGGGCTGGCCGCGGAGATCGAGAAGCGTCTGCGGCGCTCGCAGACCCCCGTTCCCATCGGCGTTTCCAACCGGCACGCCCACATCACGCAGTCGCATTTCGCGGCCCTTTTCGGGAACGGCGCTGGCCTGACCAAGTTCCGCGACCTCTCCCAGCCCGGCCAGTTCGCGTCCAACGAGAAGATGGACATCGTGGGAGCCAAGGGGAGCATCAAGGGCGTGCGCCTGCTCGGTCCTTTCCGGCCCAAGACCCAGATCGAGGTGTCCTGGACCGAGGCCATCACTTTGGGCGTCAAGCCGCCGGTGCGCGAGTCCGGGGACCTGGGGGGCTCGGCGCCCTTGAAGTTGGTCGGGCCGCAGGGGTCGGTCGAAGTCCGGGAAGGGCTCATCTTGGCCCGCCGGCACCTGCACTGCACCCCGGCTGACGCGGCCGCCATCGGCCTGGCCAACGGCGAGACCGTGCGGGTCCGGGCGGGGCGGGGCGGTCAGCGGGAGACGGTTTTTGAAGGTACGGTCGTGCGGGTGTCGGACAAGTTCAGCCTGGAGCTGCATCTGGACACGGACGAGGCCAACGCCGCCGGCGTCAAGAACGGGGATCTGGCCTATATCGTATAGGGGGATACACAATGAACGCACTGGGAATGATCGAGACTCGGGGGCTGGTCGCCTGCATCGAGGCCGCGGACGCCGCGGTCAAGGCCGCTGACGTCAGGCTCGTCGGCTACGAGAAGGTCGGGACCGGCCTGGTCACCGTCCTGTTCCGGGGCGAGGTCGCGGCCTGCAAGGCGGCCTGCGACTCGGGCGCCGCTGCGGCCCAGAAGGTCGGGGAGCTCCTGGCCTGCCACGTCATCCCGCAGCCGCATCCGGACCTCGAGGGCAAGATGCCGATCTCTTTGCCTGAGAACCTCGCCCGCCGCAAGTAAGCGAGGATCCCAGCTTGATCT
Coding sequences within it:
- the tpiA gene encoding triose-phosphate isomerase, with amino-acid sequence MTSPIRRPFIAGNWKMHLTLAQSVELAKAVRDATKESPAEVAVCVPFTALTVVAEVLKGSHVRLGGQDLYWEAQGAFTGEVSAAQLADAGASCVIIGHSERRRLFGDTDEAVNKKLKAALAAKLVPIVCVGETLDERQSNRTFRVLETQMTGGLKGFAPADVSSVVVAYEPVWAIGTGVTATPAQAQEAHNFLRAQAAKLYGEGFAAGLRILYGGSVTPETVDNLMAQPDLDGALVGGASLKAPAFARIARFQVAAKA
- a CDS encoding BMC domain-containing protein produces the protein MNALGMIETRGLVACIEAADAAVKAADVRLVGYEKVGTGLVTVLFRGEVAACKAACDSGAAAAQKVGELLACHVIPQPHPDLEGKMPISLPENLARRK
- a CDS encoding phosphate propanoyltransferase, with product MENAELVRGLAAEIEKRLRRSQTPVPIGVSNRHAHITQSHFAALFGNGAGLTKFRDLSQPGQFASNEKMDIVGAKGSIKGVRLLGPFRPKTQIEVSWTEAITLGVKPPVRESGDLGGSAPLKLVGPQGSVEVREGLILARRHLHCTPADAAAIGLANGETVRVRAGRGGQRETVFEGTVVRVSDKFSLELHLDTDEANAAGVKNGDLAYIV